TTACACTGACGGAGACGATTGCTTATGCAAAAGACGTGAAGTCTTATATATTTGGAGAGACGCAGGGATTTCCGTATGAAAGTACAACGGCTGATCTTGATGTTGGAAATTCTGTTGTAGCGACAGATCTGGCATCCGATGTGACGAAGCTGCACCAGTTCTTATTTGGAGAGAACGATTATACACCGTCTTCTACGGTACAAAGTATCAGTGAGGATATTTCCAACTCCACGTATGATACGGGAGAATCTTACGATACAGAATATGATGAGTATGGATATTCTCAGGATTATTCCGGATATGACAGCGGCTACACAGATAACAGTTATGGAACTGGCGGATATCAGGACAGTGGCTATGGAGATGGCAGCTCTGGTAATGGGTATACAGAAGATACCGGCGGTGATTATGTACCTCCGTCAGATGGCGGCGGTACAGACAGTGGAAGCAGCGACAGTAATTCCCAGATACCGGATACCGGAACCGGCGACAGTGGTGATACCGGTGGAGAGAGCTTAGAATAAGGGAAAAACAGTTTTTATTTATACGAAGAAAAGTCGAGAGACAGGAAAGAGGAGATGTACATGAAGTCGTTGAAAAAGATAGGGATTCTTTTGTTTGCAGTGTGCTTTCTGATGCTGTATCCTTCAGTGTCTGTACATGCGGCAGAAGGAACGTTTCAGTTTTCGGATCCTACAGCAAAAGTAGGAGAGGATGTTACAGTCAAAGCTAAGATCAGTACTGGTGGAGAAGCAATCGGGGATGGTTTTGTCACAGTAACATATGACAAAGCAGCACTGGAGTTTGTCAGCGGAACCAATGCAACCGGTGGGGACGGAACGGTGAAGCTGGAGGCTACCGGGGATGGAACTGTTTCAGAGCTGGAGTATACCATGGTCTTTAAAGCGCTGAAAGAAGGAGCAACAAAGCTGGAGGTGTCAGATTATACCTCTTATCTGTATTCTGATGAAACTTTAAATCTGACAACAGGTGATTCCACAGTTACCGTGGAGGCAGGGGACGGAACATCGTCAGAGAGCTCAGCAGGGACCACTGCGGTGGCCACAGGAACGGGAAGTGTAGAGATCGACGGAGTCACATACACAATTTACAATGATTTTTCCGACGCGCTTGTTCCGGACGGATGCAGCAGAACTACGATGGAGTATAACGGAGAAACTGTAAACGCGATTTTGCAGGAAACTTCCGGAAAGTATTTTGTGTATCTGGTTGAGGGAGACAAAGACCCAGTGATGGCACTTTACAATGAAAAAGATAACTCATTTGCGATTACAGAGATGGTGTCGATTACAGATTCCAGTTATATCTTTTTGTTGGGAACAAATGATGGAAAAGGACTGCCGTCTCAGTTTAAGAAAACAAAACTGACAGTCGGCACACTGACTTTCCCGGTATGGCAGAATTCAGAGAGTGAGGACTTTTATCTGATGTATGCGATGAACGAATCAGGAGAGGAATCGTTCTACCAGTATGATACAAAGGATGAAACGTACCAGAGATATCCAGTCACAGATGTAAAAGAAAAGAGTACAAGTTCTTCGACAACACTGATAGATAAAGTAAAAAACTTTCTTCAGGATCAGGTGCTGATTGTTGTAGCAGCAGCCTGGGCGGTTATTTTAATTTTGATCATCATTATTATTGTAGTCGGCGTGAAATTACGCAGAAGAAATGAAGAACTTGATGAATTCTACGATGAGCATGAATCCATCGGGAATTCAAAAGGAAGTCGTGCAGTTGTTGAGAAAAAATCTCGTAAACAGTTCAAAGGATATCAGGACGAAGAGGATGATTTTGTAGATGACTTCGAAGACGAAGAGGAAACAGATGACGAAGATCCTGATGAATACGAAGAGTACGAAGATGATGACGAATATGGGGAAGATGATTACGACACATACGAGGACGATTCGGATGAATATGAGGATGATTTTGAAGAGTACGACGATGACGAGTATGAAGATGATGATTATGACGACGAATACGATGAGTATGAGGACTATGATGATGACGAAGAAGAGGATGATGTTCCGGAGTATCAGCCAAAACGAAGATCGTCTGCTCGTGAAGAAAAAGACAGTTATGATGTAGATTTTATAGATTTATAAGAAATTGGGGCAAACAACAGAGAAAGTCTGTGGTATGCCCCAATTTTATTTATAAATAGTCACTTTAAGGAGAGTATAAGGAGGAGAAAGATATGTGTGGAATTGTAGGATATGTAGGAGAAAAGCAGGCAGCGCCGATTTTGCTGGATGGATTATCAAAGCTGGAATACAGAGGATATGACTCAGCCGGAATTGCAGTCTATGACGGAGCAGAGATTCAGACAGAAAAATCAAAAGGTCGTTTAAAGGTGCTCAGTGAACTGACACATGACGGACAGACAATGCCGGGAACAATCGGGATCGGTCATACCAGATGGGCAACACATGGTGAACCGTCAGATGTAAATGCACATCCACATTATAACAAAAATAAAAATATTGTTGTTGTGCACAATGGAATTATTGAAAACTATTTGAAACTCAAACAGAAGCTGGAGAAAAAAGGGTATGAGTTTGTGTCGGAGACAGATACCGAAGTACTGGCACATCTTCTGGATTACTATTATCAGGGAAACCCTCTGCAGGCGATTACAAAGGTAATGCATCGAGTAGAAGGGTCTTACGCACTTGGGATCATGTTCCAGGATCATCCGGATGAACTTTATGCAGTGCGAAAAGACAGTCCGTTGATCGTGGGAGAGACAGAAAACGGATGTGTGATCGCATCCGATGTTCCGGCAGTGCTGAAATATACAAGAGATGTATATTTTATTGAAAATGAAGAGATTGTACGTATGGAAAAAGATTCGATGCAGTTTTTCAATGTAGATGAAGAAGAAATCGAGAAAACTCCTGAGCATATTGAGTGGGATGCCAATGCAGCAGAAAAAGGCGGATATGAGCATTTTATGCTGAAAGAGATGTATGAGCAGCCAAAAGCAATCCTGGATACGTTTTCACCGCGCATCAAAGGAAATGATATCGTGATCGAAGAGCTTGGGATGTCTGATGAGGAAATCAAGGCAATCCGCAAAATCATGATCGTGGCCTGTGGATCTGCATATCATGCGGGAGTTACTGCAAAATATGTGATGGAAGGAATGGCTCGGATTCCGGTGGAAACAGATCTGGCTTCTGAGTTCAGATACCGTGATCCGATCATGGAGGACGGAACATTGGTTGTGATCATCAGCCAGTCAGGAGAGACTGCAGATTCTCTGGCGGCACTGCGTGAAGCAAAGCAGAGAGGGGCAAAGGTACTTGGAATTGTCAATGTTGTCGGAAGTTCTATCGCAAGAGAGGCAGATAATGTCATGTATACATGGGCGGGACCGGAGATTGCGGTTGCGACAACAAAAGCATACTCCAGTCAGTTGATCGCATTGTATCTGCTGGCCATGAAATTTGCATTTGTGAGAGGGGAAATCACAGATTCGGAAATGCGGGGATATATTGAAGATCTTCAGAAACTTCCGGAGCAGGTGGAGCTGTTATTAAATAACAAGAATCGCATCCAGAAGTTTGCCAACCGTTATCTGGCAGCGAGAGAAGTATTCTTTATCGGAAGAGGAATCGATTATGCGATTTCCATGGAAGGATCTCTGAAATTAAAAGAGATTTCTTATATCCATTCAGAGGCATATGCTGCGGGAGAATTGAAACACGGAACCATTTCTCTGATCGAAGAGGGAACACTGGTAACAGCGATTCTTACACAGAAAGAGCTGTACAAAAAGAGCATCAGCAATATCGTGGAAGTAAGGACCAGAGGAGCATTTGTTCTTGCCATTACAAATGAAGGAAATCATGAGATTGAAAAAGCGGCAGATTACGTTGTATACATTCCGCAGACCAATCGATATTTTGCAAATTCTCTGGCGATCATTCCGCT
This window of the Mediterraneibacter gnavus ATCC 29149 genome carries:
- a CDS encoding cohesin domain-containing protein; this translates as MKSLKKIGILLFAVCFLMLYPSVSVHAAEGTFQFSDPTAKVGEDVTVKAKISTGGEAIGDGFVTVTYDKAALEFVSGTNATGGDGTVKLEATGDGTVSELEYTMVFKALKEGATKLEVSDYTSYLYSDETLNLTTGDSTVTVEAGDGTSSESSAGTTAVATGTGSVEIDGVTYTIYNDFSDALVPDGCSRTTMEYNGETVNAILQETSGKYFVYLVEGDKDPVMALYNEKDNSFAITEMVSITDSSYIFLLGTNDGKGLPSQFKKTKLTVGTLTFPVWQNSESEDFYLMYAMNESGEESFYQYDTKDETYQRYPVTDVKEKSTSSSTTLIDKVKNFLQDQVLIVVAAAWAVILILIIIIIVVGVKLRRRNEELDEFYDEHESIGNSKGSRAVVEKKSRKQFKGYQDEEDDFVDDFEDEEETDDEDPDEYEEYEDDDEYGEDDYDTYEDDSDEYEDDFEEYDDDEYEDDDYDDEYDEYEDYDDDEEEDDVPEYQPKRRSSAREEKDSYDVDFIDL
- the glmS gene encoding glutamine--fructose-6-phosphate transaminase (isomerizing), whose product is MCGIVGYVGEKQAAPILLDGLSKLEYRGYDSAGIAVYDGAEIQTEKSKGRLKVLSELTHDGQTMPGTIGIGHTRWATHGEPSDVNAHPHYNKNKNIVVVHNGIIENYLKLKQKLEKKGYEFVSETDTEVLAHLLDYYYQGNPLQAITKVMHRVEGSYALGIMFQDHPDELYAVRKDSPLIVGETENGCVIASDVPAVLKYTRDVYFIENEEIVRMEKDSMQFFNVDEEEIEKTPEHIEWDANAAEKGGYEHFMLKEMYEQPKAILDTFSPRIKGNDIVIEELGMSDEEIKAIRKIMIVACGSAYHAGVTAKYVMEGMARIPVETDLASEFRYRDPIMEDGTLVVIISQSGETADSLAALREAKQRGAKVLGIVNVVGSSIAREADNVMYTWAGPEIAVATTKAYSSQLIALYLLAMKFAFVRGEITDSEMRGYIEDLQKLPEQVELLLNNKNRIQKFANRYLAAREVFFIGRGIDYAISMEGSLKLKEISYIHSEAYAAGELKHGTISLIEEGTLVTAILTQKELYKKSISNIVEVRTRGAFVLAITNEGNHEIEKAADYVVYIPQTNRYFANSLAIIPLQLFGYYISVGRGCDVDKPRNLAKSVTVE